One Mugil cephalus isolate CIBA_MC_2020 chromosome 22, CIBA_Mcephalus_1.1, whole genome shotgun sequence genomic window carries:
- the LOC125000035 gene encoding protein DENND6B-like, whose translation MNGCLSLSTPGLQQGAPGSRFVWPGTGGCDAECLSFAALVMNPFDGSGSPGPEEVDGRFPWTRFSSWLECVCVVTFDLELGQAMELVYPQDVKLTEKEKTSICYLSFPDSYSGCLGDTQFSFRLRESVGRRASRFRDDIYNREAPVTLQRETAHFFGYVYFRQVKDVSVKRGYFQKSLVLVSRLPYTHLFHSLLQIVAPEFFEKLEPCLEAVCNEIDQWPSPVPGLTLNLPVMGAILQVRIPSKSDKPGGSPVHQTTNENLLRVPTVLPTLHELDLFRCFQSVLIHLQMLWELTLLGEPVVVMAPSPTVSSET comes from the exons ATGAATGGATGTTTGAGCCTCAGTACCCCGGGCCTCCAGCAGGGGGCTCCCGGGTCCCGGTTCGTGTGGCCGGGGACCGGAGGATGCGACGCCGAGTGTCTGAGCTTCGCTGCGCTCGTGATGAACCCGTTTGATGGCTCCGGTTCTCCCGGACCCGAGGAGGTGGACGGACGGTTCCCGTGGACGCGCTTCTCCTCGTGGTTGGAGTGCGTGTGCGTGGTCACGTTCGACTTGGAGCTCGGACAAGCCATGGAG ctgGTTTATCCTCAGGACGtgaaactgacagaaaaagag AAAACAAGCATCTGTTACCTGTCCTTCCCCGACTCCTACTCAG GTTGCCTCGGAGACACTCAGTTCAGCTTCAGGTTGCGTGAGTCGGTCGGTAGGAGAGCGTCGAGGTTCAGAGACGACATCTACAACAGAGAAGCTCCGGTAACGCTGCAG agaGAAACGGCGCATTTCTTCGGCTACGTCTACTTCAGACAAGTGAAGGACGTCTCTGTGAAGAGAGGCTACTTTCAGAAG TCCCTGGTGCTGGTGTCCAGGTTGCCGTACACTCACCTGTTCCACTCGCTGCTGCAAATCGTGGCCCCCGAGTTCTTCGAGAAGTTGGAGCCGTGTCTTGAAGCAG TGTGTAACGAGATCGACCAATGGCCTTCACCGGTACCTGGACTCACCCTCAATCTGCCTGTGATGGGTGCCATCTTACAG GTGAGGATTCCTTCTAAATCAGACAAACCTGGAGGGAGTCCGGTCCACCAGACAACTAACGAG AACCTGCTCCGGGTCCCGACGGTCCTGCCGACCCTCCATGAGCTGGACCTGTTCAG GTGTTTCCAGTCCGTCCTCATCCACCTGCAGATGCTGTGGGAGCTCACGTTGCTCGGGGAACCGGTGGTCGTCATGGCGCCGTCGCCCACCGTCTCATCGGAGACC